GCCCTCGTCACCGCCGTCAAGACCTGGAAGCGCCGGTTCCTCCGGGGCTCGGTCCTGGCCCTGCTGATCAGCCTCACCGGTGGCGGCGCGGCCGCCCTGGCGATGAACAAGAGCGTGACCGTCGACGTCGACGGTCACACGCAGACCGTGCACAGCTTCGGCAAGACGGTCGGCGAGGTCCTCGAGGACGCCGGTCTCACCGTCGGTGAGCACGACGCGCTGTCCCCCTCGCCGCAGGCGCCCGTTGGTGACGGTGGCGTCATCAAGCTGGAGCGCGGCCGCAAGCTGAACCTGCTCGTCGACGGTGTGGCCCGCGAGTCCTGGGTCCGCGCGACGAGCCTGCAGGAAGCCATCACGCAGCTGGGCCTCGGCGACGAGTTCGGCCCGGGCACGGCCTTCTCGCTGCCGCTGGACGCGGAGCTGCCGCTGGACGGCGCGACCGTCGAGATCAAGACCGTCAAGAACATCACCGTCTACGACGGCGACGCGGCCCCGCGCCAGCTGAGCACCACCGCCCTCACCGTGGAGGAGTTCCTCGCGCAGCAGGGCCTGTCGCTCGGCCCGGACGACTCGATCGACGGTGGCCCCGGCCTGAAGCTGACCAACGGCGCCGAGGTGCACATCTCCCGCACCGGCGTGTCCGTGATCAACCAGGAGGAGGACATCGATCCTCCGGTCCAGGAGGTCAAGGACAACACGCTGGAGGCCGGCAAGGAGGTCGTCCAGGACCAGGGCACGCCGGGCAAGCGGCTGGTGACCTACCGGATCACCAAGCGCAACGGCAAGGAGACCGCCCGGGAGCAGCTGTCGGCCAAGGTGGTCGTCGAGGCCAAGCCGAAGATCGTCCGGGTCGGTACCAAGCAGCCGGTGGTCAGCGACGGCTCCATCTGGGACGCCATCGCGAAGTGCGAGTCCGGCGGCAACTGGTCGATCAACTCCGGAAACGGCTACTACGGCGGCCTGCAGTTCAACAAGAGCACCTGGGACGCCTACGGCGGCGACCAGTACGCGGCCTACCCCCACCAGGCCACGCGGGAACAGCAGATCGCGGTGGCGACCAAGGTCCGCGACTCCCGCGGTGGCTACGGCGCCTGGCCCGTCTGCGGCGCCAAGGCCGCCGGCTGACCCCGTCAGCACGCCCATGATGCCCCCGGCCACCGGCCGGGGGCATCTGATTTTTCCGGCGCACTACCATCACGCGGGTGACCGCACTGCTCGGACCAGCCGAGATCCGTGGCTTGGCCGCCGAGCTGGATGTCCGCCCCACGAAGAAGCTCGGCCAGAATTTCGTGCACGACCCGAACACGGTCCGCCGCATCGTGGACCTCTCCGGTGTCGGCCCGGGTGATCACGTCCTCGAGGTCGGTCCCGGTCTCGGCTCGTTGACCCTCGGGCTGCTCGGCTCGGGCGCCCGGGTGACCGCCGTCGAGATCGACCCGGTCCTCGCGGGGCGCCTGCCCGCCACCGTCGTGGAGCGCGCCCCGGGGGCCGCGGAGAGGTTCACCGTCCGCACCCAGGACGCCCTGAAGCTGCGGGCCACCGACCTCGCGGACCAGCCGACGCACCTCGTCGCCAACCTGCCGTACAACGTCGCCGTCCCGGTGGTCCTGCACCTGCTGGCCGAGCTGCCGTCGCTGGCGCACGGCCTGGTGATGGTCCAGACCGAGGTCGCCGACCGGATGGCGGCCGGACCGGGCAGCCGCATCTACGGCGTGCCGAGCGTGAAGCTCGCCTGGTACGGCCCGGCCCGCAAGGTCGCGCCGGTGCCGCGCGCGGTGTTCTGGCCGGTGCCCAACGTCGATTCCGCGCTCGTCGCGTTCGAGCGGTCGGCGGAACCGGCGTCCGGCGCGGACCGGGACGAGGTGTTCGCGGTCGTCGACGCCGCCTTCGCGCAGCGCCGCAAGACCCTGCGGGCCGCGTTGTCGTCCTGGGCCGGGTCCGCCGAGCGGGCCGAGGCGATCCTGCGCGCCGCGGGTGTCGATCCGCGCACCCGCGGTGAGCAGCTGGGGGTGCGGGACTTCGCGAAGATCGTGGAGAGCAAGTCCTTACCACCGTTGGTGTGATCTCGCACCCTGATCCCGACCTGGGACTTGCCAAGGACACACGAGGTCCGCTGTACTCTTTGAGGTATCCATCCCGAGCGGCTGAGAGACCTGGCTCGCCGAAGCCGCAGCAACCACCCCAACCGGGGGGCAGGTGCTAACGCCAGGACCGATGGAGGATTCCTGTGTATCGCATGCTGCTCACGAGGCGCCGCGTCGTCGACGAATGTCGTCGCACGGTCTGTGCGTGTCGTCGCTGACCGCTTCTCCTTTCCTCACCGTTTCCTGACTTCGCTTGACCGTCCTCTGTAGACGGTCGCCTTGGTGTGCGGTCGGCGCGTTCGCGCCCGTTGTGCTGGAGCCCTTCGTGATCACTGTCGAAAACCTGACCAAGTCCTTCCCCGGTGCCGCCAAGCCCGTTCACGCCCTGCGGGACGTGAGCGTCGAGGTGCCCGCCGGCGCCCTGTTCGGCGTCGTCGGTCCCGCCGGGTCCGGCAAGTCCACCCTGACCCGGTGCATCGCCCTGCAGGAGAGACCCGACCGCGGAACCGTCCGCCTGGACGGGCTGAACACCACCGGCCTGGACGGGCGGAAACTGCGCGAGGTGCGCCGCCAGGTGGCGGTGCTGGACGCGCAGCCGGTGCTGCACGCCGACCGCACGGTCGCCGGCAACGTCGCGGCCCCGCTGGAGCAGCTGGGCCTGGAGGGCCCGCAACGCCGGAGCCGCGTCGGCCGTCTGCTCGACCTGGCCGGTCTCACGCAGCGCGCGGCGCAGCGCCCGGTCGAACTGACCCCCGGCCAGCGCCGCCGGGTCGCGCTCGCGCGGTCGCTGGCCGCCGGCCCGGCCGTGCTGCTGGCTGACGACCCGACCGCGGGTGTCGGCGCCGAGGAGGCCGGTTCCGTGCTGGCGGTCCTCGACCGCGCGCGTGCGGAGCTGGGCGTCACCGTGCTGCTCGCCACCCAGGACGGCGCCGCGGTGCGGCGGGTCTGCGACGGGGTGGCCGTGCTGGAGGACGGGCGGCTCGTCGAGCAGGGCACCGTGCTCGAACTGCTGTCCACGCCCGGCAGCAAGGTCGCGCAGACCCTGCTGCCCGCGATCGACACGCCGCGGACCCAGTCGTCGCGGTACGACCGGTCGGTCGACGTGGTGCTGATCGGGTTCGCAGCCGTCGGGGCGCTGCTGCCGGAGGCTGCCGCCCGGTTCGACGTCGAGCTGGCCACCATCGGCGGCGGGCTGACCCGCGTCGGCGACACCCCGGTGGCCCGGTTCCGCGTCGGCGTCAACGGCAGCCAGGCCGACGCGGCGCTGGCGTGGATCGCCGACCGCGGCGCCCACGTGGTGCACCCCAAGGAGGGCCCGAAGAGCATCGTCGCGGCCTGACCCGGCAGGCGGCAACGGGGGCGTCCCGCGTGACGGGACGCCCCCTTCTTCTGGAGTCACCTGCCGCGCGCGAGGGCGCCGGCCGCGATCGCACCCACCGCGACGATCCCGGCGGCCCACCCGTTCGCCACCGCGTAGCCGTGCACCGTCGCAGCGGGCAGGCCGAGGCCGGCGACCGAGGCGGTCGCGCTCGCCGCGACCGTGTTCAGCGACGCGGTGCCCAGCGAGGCACCCACCTGCTGCGAGGTCGTGATGAACGCCGACGCCACCCCGGAGTCCTTCGGTGCCACGCCGGCGGTGGCGATGTTCATCACGGTCGGCATCGCCAGCCCGGCGCCGGCCCCCAGCACCAGCTCCGCGGGCAGGATCAGGCTCCAGTACGAGGTGCCCACGGACAGCTGGGTCAGCACGGCGAGCCCGGCGGCCAGCAGCAGGAGTCCGATCACCAGCAGCGGCCGCGGCCCGGTGCGCGGGATGAGCCGCCGGGTCAGCACCGTCGAGACGGTGATGTTGGCCAGCAGGAACGGCAGGAACGCCAGGCCCGCGCCGAACGCGCCGAACCCCATGATCCCCTGCAGCTGGTAGGTGAGGAACAGGAACATCCCGAACATCCCGAAGGCCGCGAGCGCGATCGTCAGGAAGCCGGCGGACCGGGTCCGGTCGGTCAGGATGTGCAGTGGCAGCAGCGGGTTGCCGGCTTTGGTCTGCCGGAGCACGAACGCGCCCAGCAGCACGACCGCGCCGGCGACCGAGCCGAGCACGACGGCCGAACCCCAGCCGCGCGCGGCGGCCTCGGACAGTCCGTAGACCAGCCCGGCGATTCCGGCGCTGCCCAGGAGCCCGCTGAACCAGTCCAGCCGCGCCGACCGGTGCCCGGGCACGTTGGGCAGCACGAAGGCGCCCGCGACGGCGGCGGCGATCGCGATGGGCAGGTTCACGTAGAGGCACCAGCGCCACGATGCGTACTCGGCCAGCGCGCCACCGGCCAGCAGACCGAGCGCGCCGCCGGACATCATGATCGCGCTGAAGATCCCGAACGCCTTGGCCCGTTCCCTGGCCTCGGTGAAGGTGATCGTCAGCAGCGAGAGCGTGGACGGGGCGAGCAGTGCGGCGAAGACCCCCTGGGCCGCGCGGGCGGCGATGAGCAGGCCCGGTCCGGCGGCCATCCCGCCGACCGCCGAGGCGGCGGCGAAGCCGAGTGCCCCCACGATCAGCGTGTTCTTGCGGCCCAGCCGGTCGGCCAGCCGGCCGCCGAGCAGGAGCAGGCCGCCGAACGCCAGTGTGTACGAGCTGATCGCCCACTGCCGGGCCGCATCGGTCATGCCGAGGTCGGCCTGTGCGGTGGGCAGTGCGATGTTGACGATCGTGGTGTCGATGATGACGAGGAGCTGGGCGAGCCCGACGACGGCGAGTGCCAGCCATCTCCTGGTGTCCGGGGGTGCCGGTGCGGGCGCCGCAGTGGTAGTGGTCATGGGCGAAACCCCCTGGTGGAGAAGTGGGTTAGACTGAGAGGACCATTGCTAGTCGGCCGACAAGTAATGGCACTGACGACACTGTAGGCGTATCGCTAGCCGGTCGTCAAGCAAGTTTGCGGATTCCTCAGGAAGGACGGGCATGGCGGGGCGGCGGACCGACACGCGCGAGCGCATTCAGCAGGTCGCGCTGGACCTGTTCGTCGAGCAGGGCTACGAGAAGACGTCGTTGCGGGAGATCGCGGAGCAGCTCGGTGTGACGAAAGCCGCGCTGTACTACCACTTCCGCACGAAGGAGGACATCGTCCAGAGCCTGATCGAGGACATCGGCACCGCGGTGGACGAGATCATCGAGTGGGCGCGGGCGCACGACGAGCCCGCCACCGTCCGCGCCGAGGTGCTGCGCAGGTTCTCCCGGCTCGTCCAGGGGCGGTTCGGACCGATCATGCGGTTCATGCAGGACAACCAGCCCGCGCTCAAGGAGCTGCACGCCGGGCACGTGCTCGCCGAGCGGATGAAGGGCCTGTTCGCCCTCGTCGTGCCGGCCGGCGCGGGAACCGAGGACAGGCTGCGTGCGCGGCTGGCGCTGATCGCCCTCATCCTGGGCAGCAACCCGCATTTCCTCGACGAAGACCAGGCCGCGGACGCGGGCGAAGTCGCGCTGCGTGTCGCACTGGAGCTTGCTTCTCCGCGGCCCGCGGCGGGCACGTAGTCTTGACGGGTGCTCGCCGTCGTACCGCCACCTGTCACCGTCAGAGTGCCCTCGAAGATCAACTTGCACCTGTCGGTCGGTGACCTGCGCCCGGACGGTTTCCACGACCTGACCACCGTCTTCCACGCGTTGTCGCTGACCGACGAGGTCACCGTCGCGCACGCCGAGGAGCCGGGCGTCGAGGTCTACGGCGAGGGTGAGCAGGTCGTGCCCACCGGCGCCAGCAACCTGGCCTGGCGCGCGGTCGAGGCGCTGGCCGCGCACGTCGGCAAGCCGGACGGGCCGGCGAACGTCCGGGTGGTCCTGCGCAAGGGGATCCCGGTTGCCGGCGGGATGGCCGGCGGCAGCGCCGA
The sequence above is a segment of the Amycolatopsis viridis genome. Coding sequences within it:
- a CDS encoding DHA2 family efflux MFS transporter permease subunit, which gives rise to MTTTTAAPAPAPPDTRRWLALAVVGLAQLLVIIDTTIVNIALPTAQADLGMTDAARQWAISSYTLAFGGLLLLGGRLADRLGRKNTLIVGALGFAAASAVGGMAAGPGLLIAARAAQGVFAALLAPSTLSLLTITFTEARERAKAFGIFSAIMMSGGALGLLAGGALAEYASWRWCLYVNLPIAIAAAVAGAFVLPNVPGHRSARLDWFSGLLGSAGIAGLVYGLSEAAARGWGSAVVLGSVAGAVVLLGAFVLRQTKAGNPLLPLHILTDRTRSAGFLTIALAAFGMFGMFLFLTYQLQGIMGFGAFGAGLAFLPFLLANITVSTVLTRRLIPRTGPRPLLVIGLLLLAAGLAVLTQLSVGTSYWSLILPAELVLGAGAGLAMPTVMNIATAGVAPKDSGVASAFITTSQQVGASLGTASLNTVAASATASVAGLGLPAATVHGYAVANGWAAGIVAVGAIAAGALARGR
- the rsmA gene encoding 16S rRNA (adenine(1518)-N(6)/adenine(1519)-N(6))-dimethyltransferase RsmA — protein: MTALLGPAEIRGLAAELDVRPTKKLGQNFVHDPNTVRRIVDLSGVGPGDHVLEVGPGLGSLTLGLLGSGARVTAVEIDPVLAGRLPATVVERAPGAAERFTVRTQDALKLRATDLADQPTHLVANLPYNVAVPVVLHLLAELPSLAHGLVMVQTEVADRMAAGPGSRIYGVPSVKLAWYGPARKVAPVPRAVFWPVPNVDSALVAFERSAEPASGADRDEVFAVVDAAFAQRRKTLRAALSSWAGSAERAEAILRAAGVDPRTRGEQLGVRDFAKIVESKSLPPLV
- a CDS encoding TetR/AcrR family transcriptional regulator, which codes for MAGRRTDTRERIQQVALDLFVEQGYEKTSLREIAEQLGVTKAALYYHFRTKEDIVQSLIEDIGTAVDEIIEWARAHDEPATVRAEVLRRFSRLVQGRFGPIMRFMQDNQPALKELHAGHVLAERMKGLFALVVPAGAGTEDRLRARLALIALILGSNPHFLDEDQAADAGEVALRVALELASPRPAAGT
- a CDS encoding resuscitation-promoting factor gives rise to the protein MDWFQSSGGGAVGTLDWPDVDEFSDDLAVTEHDIRTVLGSDADDLMAEAEIDVDELIRLINAETTLLPALAIPDAVSEDRTAAVEAEEEPEKALVTAVKTWKRRFLRGSVLALLISLTGGGAAALAMNKSVTVDVDGHTQTVHSFGKTVGEVLEDAGLTVGEHDALSPSPQAPVGDGGVIKLERGRKLNLLVDGVARESWVRATSLQEAITQLGLGDEFGPGTAFSLPLDAELPLDGATVEIKTVKNITVYDGDAAPRQLSTTALTVEEFLAQQGLSLGPDDSIDGGPGLKLTNGAEVHISRTGVSVINQEEDIDPPVQEVKDNTLEAGKEVVQDQGTPGKRLVTYRITKRNGKETAREQLSAKVVVEAKPKIVRVGTKQPVVSDGSIWDAIAKCESGGNWSINSGNGYYGGLQFNKSTWDAYGGDQYAAYPHQATREQQIAVATKVRDSRGGYGAWPVCGAKAAG
- a CDS encoding methionine ABC transporter ATP-binding protein, which gives rise to MITVENLTKSFPGAAKPVHALRDVSVEVPAGALFGVVGPAGSGKSTLTRCIALQERPDRGTVRLDGLNTTGLDGRKLREVRRQVAVLDAQPVLHADRTVAGNVAAPLEQLGLEGPQRRSRVGRLLDLAGLTQRAAQRPVELTPGQRRRVALARSLAAGPAVLLADDPTAGVGAEEAGSVLAVLDRARAELGVTVLLATQDGAAVRRVCDGVAVLEDGRLVEQGTVLELLSTPGSKVAQTLLPAIDTPRTQSSRYDRSVDVVLIGFAAVGALLPEAAARFDVELATIGGGLTRVGDTPVARFRVGVNGSQADAALAWIADRGAHVVHPKEGPKSIVAA